The following proteins come from a genomic window of Lolium rigidum isolate FL_2022 chromosome 5, APGP_CSIRO_Lrig_0.1, whole genome shotgun sequence:
- the LOC124654433 gene encoding alpha-amylase/trypsin inhibitor-like, whose protein sequence is MASSSVLAVVVLLAVSTATDAATITVVNRCSYTIWPGALPGGGVRLDPGQSWSFTMPPGTAGARVWPRTGCTFDGSGRGRCITGDCAGALACRVSGEQPATLAEYTLGQGGARDFFDISVIDGFNSPISFQPVGGAACRGASCPVDITRECLPELQVPGGCASACGKFGGDTYCCRGQFTDNCPPTYYSKFFKNKCPDAYSYAKDDQTSTFTCPSGTNYQIVLCPSNALVSDA, encoded by the exons ATGGCGTCCTCCAGCGTCCtggccgtcgtcgtcctcctcgccgtGAGCACGGCTACTgacgccgccaccatcaccgtcgtcAACAGATGCTCCTACACGATTTGGCCAGGCGCGCTCCCGGGCGGTGGCGTTCGCCTTGACCCAGGCCAGTCATGGTCGTTCACCATGCCGCCCGGCACCGCGGGGGCCAGGGTGTGGCCACGCACGGGGTGCACCTTCGACGGTAGCGGCCGCGGCCGTTGCATCACGGGCGACTGCGCCGGCGCGCTGGCCTGCCGCGTCTCCGGCGAGCAGCCCGCTACATTGGCCGAGTACACCCTGGGACAGGGAGGGGCCCGGGACTTCTTCGACATATCCGTCATTGACGGGTTCAACTCGCCAATAAGCTTCCAG CCcgtgggcggcgcggcgtgcCGGGGCGCGAGCTGCCCCGTGGACATCACGAGAGAGTGCCTCCCAGAGCTGCAGGTGCCCGGAGGGTGCGCGAGCGCGTGCGGCAAGTTCGGCGGCGACACCTACTGCTGTAGGGGACAGTTCACGGACAACTGCCCGCCGACCTACTACTCGAAGTTCTTCAAGAACAAGTGCCCCGACGCTTACAGCTACGCCAAGGACGACCAGACCAGCACCTTCACCTGCCCCTCCGGAACCAACTACCAGATCGTGCTCTGCCCCTCCAATGCCCTTGTATCAGATGCATAA